In Coffea eugenioides isolate CCC68of unplaced genomic scaffold, Ceug_1.0 ScVebR1_483;HRSCAF=1168, whole genome shotgun sequence, the genomic stretch gaataaacgggtgaataaataattaaagaaaccagtaaaataaaataaaagtaagaaaaattaaaattcgGATCCTCTCAAAGCCAATAAGATTCGATATTGGGCTTTTAGAATAATACTGCTCCCTCCGTCCCAATTATTTGGTCAAGTTTAGTTGGAGAAtccaactttttaaaaatagtgaTTTGATAGTGATATTTGTACTTGTCTTTTCAATTTTACCcctacaaattcaaattttaaatttgaatggtaACATGCATATAATTAGAAAAAAGGACTATATTGGTAAGAGAAACTAAAAGGTGTTTTGACTTTTCCAATATAACAAATGTTTTGGAacatttcaaaatgaaaagtatAACATTTTCATTGGGACAGTGGGAATATCATGTTTGACGGGCACGGGGTATGCATATAACAATTAAACTTATTTCacagtcaagttttacatttataaatttctaaataccccacatgCGATTTTCTGTAAGTATACCGATCCAGATTGAGTATAGGTTATTAAGGATTAATCCCATAaggaagattgtcaattaccaaTATTTTTCGAACTTCATTATTATTTAGAATATCATAactacaagaaattaaatctacactataaacaTGAGATAAGGTAATACAAAAAACAATAGAAAACTCCTAGATGTATGGAATTCCtaactactcttgcaaatgaaattaccgaTTAAtcgaatgttattatcttggctagttatgacGTAATTTGccaatgtatgtgaaacctactcttgtagtgaatcaattatacttataactaaacCATTCcaactctcgtggttatgaaattagttacaagttcatttatttctatgaaattacatgaaacaagtcactaaagccacaaaggtACACCTCTACTCTCATGAGTGTACTCCCTAAATTTATCACTTTCtcgaactagtgttaaatctcaatttcatAGCAAACTtgacaccttaagattatcataattaatggccggttaatcatgaccagaaaagcaaaagtgctaaataacttactcaaaataatatcatcaaataatcaaataaatatcacaaacaagatatagaaagttcatccctAACTCTAGACATAAACTTTAGCTAAAcatgaagaaaaggaaagaaaaagccatacttgtattataactaaacataaGATTCAAATACAAGAGTTAAAGAGTTGAACAAATGGAACCCCTTGTCACATGTGAGCAACATCCTCTCCATCTTCAAACCTCAATCATCATCCTTGCTTAGCATGATATAAGATAGAATAAAACTGTACTAACCTACctaaactaatgaactaagaaaaactagtgaagactgcattttggtagtgtctCTAACCTTCCAAAGTTCTAAAAATATGGTCTCCAAGGgccctatttatagaggaattcatGCAAAAGACAAAGTGTTAAGTTATGTTAAGATTCTCCTTGAGCCCATAAACAAGTTAGATTTGAGTTGTAAAACTTCTTCGGCAACTTTTTTTGTCTGTTTCCACCGAAATTCTTGTAGAAAAATGGGTCAAAAAACTTGCGTGAACAAAGCACAAGTTGTAGAACAAGTTGCAGCCACAATTGAAGAAAACACGACCTCAGAAAACATGGGTTGAGGTCGCATATTATCCCCACGTTTTCCTCCATTGCATGTTTTCTCAATTCTAGCCAGTCTTCAACTTTGCTCTATTTTTCTGCCAATTTCAACTAATATTTTCtcgatgttagaggctgaattagctcttgtagaaaacatgaaagttgtaatcCTTTGATTTAGCTCTCAAATTCATGAAGAATCATCCAATGTGGAGGTCTGTAGACtgataaatgaccaaaatacatTTGAATGGTCAATCCCCTGTTTCAgcttttgacaacagaaatgACCGACTGTATTTTGACATTATGTCTTGGAAAACTCAtgaactggattttgatgtcttgaTAAAAAATGCAGAGCTATGTGTTAGCTTCAAAATGATTTAATAATCATCTTAATCTGATGCGTGTAACTCAAGATTTAGCTAAAATACCaagagatgtcaaacctgtCAAACTCATCCTTTCTTTTATACTTGCTTGCTTTTCATCTCTTGAGTATTTGGCACTTCATATTCTTTTTAAAttacttcaaatcatcaaaaatcaaCCAATTATCTTCTCATTCCTCAATcgagttttacatttataatttctaaataccccacatgTGATTTTCTTCAAGTATACAGGTCGAGATTGaatatagggtattaagggtcgaatccacagagaAGATTGTTAATTACTGAtggttttcaaactcctttattatttagactcttataagtgcaaaaaattaaatctacactataaacaTGAGATAAACATaatacaaataataatagaaagcTCCTAAAGGTATGAAATTGtttactactcttgcaagtgAAATCATCGGTTAATTAAATGTTATTATCTTatctagttatggcgtaattccttcatgtatgtgaaacctactctcgtagtaaatcaattatacttgtaactaagtcatacctactctcgtaattataaaattaactacaagctcatttcttcaatgaaattacatgaaacaattCACTAAAACCATACAGGTGCTCCTTTACTCTCGTGAGTAAACTCCCTAAATTTAGcactttcttgaactagtgttaaatctcaattctcgatgcaaacttaacaccttaagattatcacaattaatggccagttaaacATGATTAGAAgagcaaaagtgctaaatagcttgttcaaaataatatcatcaaataaccaagtaaatatcactaacaatatacagaaagttcatccataactctaaaCATAAACTTTaataaaacatgaaaacaaataccaaacttgtattataactaaacataagaattaaaacaagaaacaaaaaggtaggagagaagtcacccttaTCACATGAGTTCCAagcatctccatcttcatccacTATCTCatccaagtttagctaatacAAGAAATAATGGAAactatactactctatactaaactaataaACTAACTTAATGAACTAAAAAAAACCAGTGAATACTGCATTTTAGTAGTATCTCTAGTCTTCCAAAGTTCTAAAAATATGTTTCCCAAGgactctatttatagaggaatttaTGCAAAAGACAAAGTGTTAAATCATGTTAAGATTCTCCTTGAACCCATAAACAAATTAGATTTGAGTTGTAAAGCTTCTTTGGCAGCTTTCTTGGTCTATTTCCACCAAAATTCTTGTTGACAAATGGGTCAAAAAGCTTGCGTGAACAAAGCACAAGTTGCAGAACAATTGAAGAAAATGTGGGCTGAGGTCACGTATTGTCCCCACGTTTTCCTTTTTTGCAAGTTTTCTCAATTCTGATCAGTCTTCAactttgctctgttttttcaCCAATTTCAATTGATCTTTTTTCGATGTTAGAGGATAAAATAGCTCttgcacaaaacatgaaagttgtatccctttgagttagctttcaaATTCATTAGGAATCATCTAACTTGGAGATCTATAGACTGATAAATGACCAAACTATGTTTGACTGGTCAATCCCCTATTTCAACTTTCGACAACAGAAATCATCGAcaatattttgacatttttaacTAGAAAACTCATGAACTGGATTTGATGTCTTCACAAGAAATGTAGAGCTACAtgttagctttaaaatggtttAAGAATGATCTCAATCTAATGcgtgtaactcaagatataaccaAAATACCAATAAGTGTCAAAACATGTCaaacttttcctttcttttatactTGCTTGCATGTCATCTCAAGTATTTGGCACTCCATATTCTTCTtaaatcatttcaaatcatcaacaatcatccaattatcttctcaattcattccatttgatgattgaatcattaaacctacaaaaatatgaagttttcaccactttaatccatagaaatgcaatttttgatacttaaaccacaaaatgcataacTTCACTAGAAAGTTTGTTCATAAGCtacaaaaatgaataaaacatagcaaaactaaataataaaatattttaaaaacacaCAAAATACTCACTTATCAATGTTACTCCTAGGAATTAAAGATCCTAAATTTTGATCCCCTATCCCCTCTCCGTTCCTTAAATCCCATCATTCCCttactaatttttttaaaaatttgttacTCATAAGAAATGCTATAATCGTTTCATAATATTTTAGTGTTAATGAAATCTAgtccttttcctttgtttattgccttggttttcttatttttcttcctTGAATTTTGCTTTTTGTGTTTGCATTTCGAGTGTGAATGTGGAAATTAATAATTATGAGGtagaaaaaatgaatagtatTACACcaaaggataatttcaaaaacctcttCTAAGCTTTCTGATAATTACATGTTACACTCCTCTACATTCAAATATTATACTTAATGTGCTTTTTAAGGACTCAAAATGACTATAGCAATCTTCCCAAACTTTGCAAAAAATTCTAGCcacaattttttcaaaaaggggaaaaaagtaataaaatgcCTATCAAACTTGAAAAATGTATCACCAAAAACCTGTCCATCACAGTTTCAATCCACCTTTTTTCCCCTATTCAAGTTTTCTTATCCTTTCCATAATCCAAATCTCCATGTCTCACAAATTTTAGTATTAATCATGCATTTTAATTAACCCATCTCTCACTCTTTCCATTTATTCTCAATTTTGTCTCTGACCAAAGTTTAATAAACAATTGCAAACACAAATATACAATTGCAAAAATGGCCAAAGGGATGTGGAGGAAATGATTTAGGCCTAAGGCGAAACTATTTTAGAATAGGCGATAAACAAGAATATATACATTGAACAATTGATTTAAACATAAAAACTCCTTAAGGGAAATTTGAGGTATTAACATGATTATTTCCCCTTACATCAGCCAAATAAAACCCAAAACTACTATTCTGGAAaggtatgtataatttttttaggAAGCTAACTATATAATTGTCATAAATCTTAGGGGagatttgtgaaattatccATTGGAACAAGGGGGGGGGGGGTCTGTTGATTTGAGGTCTCATGATTAAAAAGGTAGTAATTTGTGAAAGAGCATCACACTGGAAATATTTTTTCTAAAGAAGGTTACTTTGGAAATAAACTCAatacaattcatcaaaagttcTAAGCCTTTCCTGCTGAGTTCCcaatttctttttaatttttatttgatacAGTAATTGTTCCTTTCCGAATGAgaaattttcaatctgaataaTCCCAAAAGTATATCCACCAGAAAAAAATTCAATTGACTAATCCGAACCCTTCACTAGTTAGCTTATTGTCAATGAATATACCTAGTTGGAATTCAACTTTCTGGTTTGAAACTTTTAGATTTGTATGCAAAATCATCTGGGAATTCAAGTCCAACAtaataaatatttgaaaaaaaaattacgtgattAACTATCAAGAAAAAAGCTTTTTGTAAATATTTGCAACCTTTTGTTTGCTCCTAATCGTAAAAAACAACAATAGGTTAGGTACACAATAAACACAGTTGCCCTTGAGTATATCCCCAGGCTTTATCTAGGCATGATATATTCCATTTGTTAGGTTAGCACTACTTGCCAGCATTAAATCTGATAAAGCTTTTGATTAAGTTGGCTTTACACACTCTCAATCGACTTTAGGCAAACAAATAGCAGCTATATATGGGTCTCATTAAACAAACGAATCCAACCACCAGAGAGTGGTCCTCttggattttttcttttctgttgtCTAAACTCATACTAAAATTTCTCTACTCTATAGCTTCTTTCCTTTATCAATGTAGGCCTGCTGGGTAGCTTCTTTCCTTCATCAAAGTTAGTCGCTTTTCCTTCGTCATCCAAATTTGTTAGCAAGTTTTGAAGCAACAGTACAATTCTAATTAGACCATTGTTTCTTCTCTTCATGAATAAACGTTTTTGATatgtttcctttttgttttctttcactTTTCTTCCTTAAATTGTTATAATCATATCAACTATTCATAACAATATTTATTAGAATGTCAAAATTAATTAATCATAAGTCCAACATAAAACTATTATAACAAGGGTGAGCATTGAAGTGAACTATTTTATTGACTTGAATGTAAACAAACAAGGGCACCTTCGTGGAAGTGCTTAAAGATCTTTTactatattcatttttaaaaaaaaaaacatgcattGAGGAAGAATTTTACTAAATTTATACCCAAAACTAGTTTATCCAATGGAACCGTAAGGTGGTCATGGTTCTAGTTTGGTTCTATATTTAACTCTAGAAGTTAGATGAACTGATCAAACCCAATCAAGAACTAGGCGAACCAGCAAAAACTAGTAAAAAATGGCCTCTGAACCATTTTGTCACtaaatatttcttttctttttttacatATTAATTTTATCCAAGTAATTTAATaatacataattaaaaaaatttaaaatcattgAATCAGGGTTGAAATATGAAGTTAAAGCTCATTCACTTTACTTGTTGGCCCGGGATTCAAAATATTGCTGCATATTGTTATTTGGATTTGTATTTGAcaggaaaaaatgcatgaaaaatgacAGAATAGGTCTTGGCAGTGAAGGAAAGCGGAAAGGTGGTACTGTAAGCAGGGAGAAAGCAATCTGTAGTCAAAAGGGAGGTGGGGCTGCAAGATATGGAAATAAGGGTAGGAGAGGGGATAGATGGGTAGAGGAGGAGAGGTGGAGCTGTGAGACAAGAGAGGGTGGCGATTAGATGGGAAAGGTAAGTAGTTTAAGAATATTTTGATTAGACAATTCCAATTACATATAACAATTTCTAAGATAGAAACCTACGCAAAGCATGGGTTATATTGTTAGTTTGAAAAAACTTAAGAAATTATAATTCTCTTTCATGCCAAAATTTAGCATGCAAAAAGTTCAACAACTTCAGTTTCATCAAAAAGTTCATCCATGCCTAAAATTTGTAATTATCCTCACTgttttcaaataacttttgtgcTCCAGTAAAAGCGACATAGTTGGCCCtgctttagaaaaaaaaaacaaaaaaaaaacaatcagcCACACTAAGAATTGCATTAATTAAAGAATATTAAGTCTTTAATGAATCCTATTCAAGTTCAAATCCATCACCATTTAACAAGTCCAAGAGGATTAATATAATTCATCAAAAGTTCTTAGCCTTTCCTAGTGATTCccaatttctttttcatttttatcagaTATACTAATTGTTCCTTTCCGAATGAGAATTTTTCAATCTGAATAATCCCAAAAGTATATCCACCAGAAAAAAATTCAATTGACTAATCCGAACCCTTCACTAGTTAGCTTATTGTCAATGAATATACCTAGTTGGAATTCAACTTTCtggtttgaaaattttagaCTTGTATGCAAAATTATCTGGGAATTCAAGTCTAACATAACaagtatttgaaaaaaaaaaaataaattacgtGATTAACTATCAAGAAAAAGGCGTTTGTAAAGATTTCCAACCTTTTGTTTGCTCCTAATCGTGAAAAACAACAATAGCTTAGGTACACAATAATCAAAGTTGCCCTTAGGTATATCTCCAGGCTTTATCTAGGCATGATATATTCCATTTGTTAGGTTAGCACCACTTGCCCGACTTCAGGCACACAAATAGCAGCTATATATGGGTCTGAAGGGAAACAAATGAATCCTGGCACAAGAAAGTGGTcctcttggattttttttttctgttgtcTAAACACATCCTAGCTTCTTTCTTTCATCAATGTAGGACTGCGGCGTAGCCTAATCTTCACCAGTGGCTTGGAAAAACTATGTTTAGACTGATGGCTTCTTGAGAATTTTAAGCAGAGGGAGATAGAGAGGgagaaatttttaatttaaatatttaatttaagcTCTAATATATGCAGTCAATTTTATTAATCTACTAGTTTTTCATACAATTACTGCCAAATTATCACTTGCTGAAGAGCTTGAAGTCATCTATTGAATGTGTACTGAGAAGACGGGTAAGATTCTATCTATGATAAATGACTTGCATATTAGTTAACGTATCAAATTGTTTCAAAGGCCTAAGAAACAACAAATTTCATTTATGTTATAGCTCCCTATGGAAGGCCTGTATGTTACAGAGCACCCTACTCAAAAGTAATGACTTCCCATCCTTAAAAATTACTTCCTACATCCCAAAATATGCCACATTTTAAGATTTTAGCTTTCGAAAATTGTGCATTTATAGTTACAATTGCTCAATTTTATCCTTCAAAATTCGGAATCTGAATGCTATGACAAAAGAAGACAAGGGATTAGAGTGAACTTTCGAAAATAATAAACGATTTTGGACatgtaaaaataaaaactataaCAGATTTAATGGGACAAACGAATTGGTTCTTCACATTCGGTGACAAAGCCCGAACCCATAGCCATGGAGGCAGAACTTACCTCTATGATGAGGTCCTTTTTCGCTAAATGCAATTGAGTTTGATTTGCTTAAGCACTCTAAAATCATTTCTTATTCAAGTAATGATGAATTTTGTATTTTAGTGACTGTAAAACAATTGTACCATAGGGAGAGACTTTAAAAGAAATTGGTATTTCGGAAGACAGTGTACTAAGAGATGTGTAACTTTTCCAAGTACAGGTATTTTAGGTTAATACCAAAAATACAATGCCATTGTTCACCACACTATAAAAGGGTAATAGGTTAGCAAAGCCAGCACAAGCTTATTGATAAGACATATAGGCCTTCATTCAAGCAAATATTCATCAGGATGGATGCCTCGCTGCAGTTTGAGATAATTTCTGAAACATTCATCAAGCCTTCCTCACCTACTCCTCCTTCTTTGAGATACCACAAGCTCTCATTGTTCGATCAAGGAATCTCACCATATGTTCTGATCCGGGTGGCTTTCTTCTATCCTAATATTAAGGGAACTCGTTGGCTTGCCAATGAAATATCACAACTGCTTAAAAGTTCTCTCTCAAAAACTCTTGCCCAGTATTACCCTTTCGCCGGAAGGCTGATGAAAAACGGCTATATGATTGATTGCAACGACATGGGTGCTCAATTTACTGAAGGCCGAATTAATTGTCGAGTGTCTGAGATTCGCAAGCAATTAAGTTCAAGTTCTGAAAAAATGGAAGATCTTATCTTTGCTAGATCTCTATTCTCCGGGCCGGCCCTAGCGAATCATCATAGCCTAGTATTTGTTCAGCTCAGTTCTTTCAACTGTGGAGGCATAGTATTGAGTGTGTCCATAAATCACAGGATTGCTGATGCATCCAGCGTATCAACTTTCATGAATGATTGGGCAGCAATTGCTCGTCAAACGAGTGACATCCCATCTCCTCATCTTCATGGAGCTTCTCTGTTCCCCCCTGTTGACGGTCAGCAATTTCCAAAACCATCTCCTCCTAAGTTAAATCAAGGGAAGCACGTGAAAAGGATGTTGGCGTTCCATGCTTCTAAAATTGGAGAACTCAAGGCTGTTGCTCTTAACTCAGGAGTAGAAAACCCTACTCGGTTTGAAGTTGTGTCAGCCCTACTTTACAGTTGTTTTATATCTGCAGCATCAAAGGCAAACTCGGGATCACACATCCGCCAATCAATCTTCGGGCATCCTGTGAATTTTCGACAAATAATTGTCCCTCCACTTCCACAAAATTCAGTTGGGAATTTTTTTACCTACTTCCTGACATCAGTTGACAACAATGCTGAAGTTAAATTACCAGagttaattaataaaataaggGAAGGGAAAACAAAAGTATGCAAGGAGTGCACAGAAAACATCAATGCCATTACTAGTAAGCTAGAAGCATCCCATTCAGCACCGCTGACTGCAGCAATTGAAACATACAACTCTGACTTCTACGCGTGCTCAAGCTGGTGTAGGTTTCCATTTTATGGCGTTGATTTTGGCTGGGGAACACCTTCGCTGGTATACCCAGCAACCACTTCAGGGCTCAACATGTTGATATTAATAGACATGGAAGATGGTAATGGAATATATGCACATGTTAAACTAAAAGATTCTGAGTTGGACGTGTCAGTCTTGGAAGAAAATGACGTGCTGCTTGCTTATGCCTCTTTGGATGCTTAAACATGTCCAAGCATTACAACAGGAAAACGAAATACTTATAACTATGATAAGCATTCATATATTATGTATCAGCATATCGCAATCTGGTACTCCTGAGTTGCTGCCGTGCATACTCACAGCTTCTAATCTCCTCAAGGGTGACTTGAGTTATTTCTCTTTATGTTGTCAACATATCTACAGTTAAATTACATAGACATTGCTCCATGTCTGCTTAGTTGAGCTATTTGAACctttgaaatgaaaaaaaaaaaaaaagactatcAAATTTGTGGCAAAGTTCATGTTGTTTTACTTGAATAGCATAAataaaattagatgattctATATTGGATTTGATACCAATATTATTTTCAAGTATTATGTCGTTCCTTAGTTAGATGCAAGTAGTTTAAACCTTTCTGCTACGACTTGAAGTTTGTTTGTCATCTTTCTCTGCCATTTTTTGCAAGTTTAGAGTACATGGCCGCACTTTAGAAACGAAGAGAGCAGGCATTGcaggttttgaattttgaaatttataTGTCGAAATAGAATTCAATGGGTCtgaagcactatagtttgaTTTTGTGTTAATTTTGCCTTAGGGTGTACCTAATTAATTAATTCGACACTTTACAAAATAATGTATAGGGAAATGAGGGCACTAAAGGTTAGGAAATAAATTACCTGTAAGATATTTCATGACTACCATCATCATTGGATGTATGACAattcatttgaatttaaatttgaaattcaaattctaCTTATGTCTCATACATTCAATCGTAATAGTATATACACTactaacatatatatatatatatatataaaagattaactcaataaacttttttatttttcttaaaatatcTATTAAATTCTTTTGTATCCATGATCAATCCCCTGACCAGCTAGAGGGGAAGGGATTTGACCCCATTCTCTAGCCCACCATCCCAAGAGCTTGTGTTTAATATCTTTTAATttctgctgcaatttttttgtcaattatGAGGGTATTGTCATTTTCATCTCAAAGTTGAATCAAGAGTAAAGTATGCTAGAGATCACAAAACTATTTCAAAATATCATATAACCCATTAAAATAACAATGTTTTTGAAGTGCAATTTCGATATAACTTGAATTTTCAATTTGAGATGAGAATGTCTTTGATACACTCCTTCTGTCCCATAAAATTTGTCATGTTTGTCACTTTTTCTTATCCCAAATGAATTGTCATGTTAGATAAGTTAATCCacttttttcaataaatttttATCTCTACCTTTCATGTGGTCCACCACTTATTCCTTACAATTATCAATACAACAAATAAAAGATGACCCGCCATTAAGGATAAAAAAGGAAagtaaaaattcttttttctacTAATATCGCTATACATAAATTGCACGTTGTATCAACAGCGACAAATTttatgggacggagggagtatatatatatataaatttaatctgcaatttctaaaattttcaaGGTTTTCCTTTTAATTTAATGTGGGCCTTTTCGTTTTAGGCAAATTAAAATTTGGTCATCTAAAAAACAAAGAACAAGGAAAGAAGAGTTTGGccctttttttctatttttctatttttttcctaAGCCCAATCcaatttaatttgttataaaggAAAGGAGACGTccatgagaaaaagaaaatcaaattcagcaacataaaaaaaaagagtaaatctttcctacactgacggtgtaGACACTATCATcattggattcatgacatgtgtgcaaaagttaaatttcaaattcaaatcttgtatagttgtcattcatccaacgctgatagtCTATATTGtcaatgtagaaaagattaatccaaaaaaaaagaaaaagaaaaaggatacaAATAATAAAGGATTGGCGTGTGCTTGGTTTCTTCCTTCTGATAAAAATAATGATAGGATTCTTAGCGATTTCATTTTTGGACAGTTCTAATTGttcacaaataaattggtaTAGTGGGGAGAATTCTAAGAGACCTTCCCTGGCCATTGGACTAACCGAGTGGTTTGGTATATATGTATCTTGGCATAGTTGCAATCATCTGAATATACAAGTTTGGTAGTTAATTGTTATAGGTCCTCTTGTCTCTGTTTTTTGGACTGAAACTTGTTCAGCATGGCCATATCTCTACCTTGGTTCTATTTTGAAGATAAAACTTGATAGTCGGAGGTCAGTACTACTTCTTTTAGGGTGATACTGAAGTGGGGTTCTTGTTTGCTGTCATAATCATGGCAAGGATTTAGAGGAATTGGAATCTtgataaaaatctgtaattTGGGTTTTGGGGTTTGTAACTAAATGTATTGTTTCAGAACCATTGTTCCAAAAAGATGATGGGGCTCTTATTTCAATATTTTAAACCACTTTTTTGAAACAGGTAAATGTTCCTGAGGATCTAATTGCTGAAAGTTATCCATCCACCTTACATAGGAAAAGGAAGCAGTTACTTGTTTGCAGCTAGCCTGGGTTAAATTGGTATTGAGATACAACAGTTTGAAGTTGAAAAGCCTTCCATAGAAGTACAA encodes the following:
- the LOC113758327 gene encoding deacetylvindoline O-acetyltransferase-like yields the protein MDASLQFEIISETFIKPSSPTPPSLRYHKLSLFDQGISPYVLIRVAFFYPNIKGTRWLANEISQLLKSSLSKTLAQYYPFAGRLMKNGYMIDCNDMGAQFTEGRINCRVSEIRKQLSSSSEKMEDLIFARSLFSGPALANHHSLVFVQLSSFNCGGIVLSVSINHRIADASSVSTFMNDWAAIARQTSDIPSPHLHGASLFPPVDGQQFPKPSPPKLNQGKHVKRMLAFHASKIGELKAVALNSGVENPTRFEVVSALLYSCFISAASKANSGSHIRQSIFGHPVNFRQIIVPPLPQNSVGNFFTYFLTSVDNNAEVKLPELINKIREGKTKVCKECTENINAITSKLEASHSAPLTAAIETYNSDFYACSSWCRFPFYGVDFGWGTPSLVYPATTSGLNMLILIDMEDGNGIYAHVKLKDSELDVSVLEENDVLLAYASLDA